One Corynebacterium yudongzhengii DNA window includes the following coding sequences:
- a CDS encoding SLC13 family permease: protein MADKQVKVDKRPASRGRRSQQLPPVLRSRMPDMSPKQLIGLLLGIVLFLVPFFVTIPELSQPGHRMLSIFLLAIIFWVLEPVPLTATAVLVILLEVVLVSEDALIDPTGGDPALAENALAPAEYFAALANPVIILFLGGFIIAYGAEKFGLDRNLAAIMLRPFPSQARLTVLGLMLITALLSMFMSNTATTATMFAVVIPILKTLPAGKVRAGVALSIPLSANVGGIGTPVGTPPNAIAIGALAEQGIRISFIDWMLMAVPFMLVVLAIAWVFLCVVFIPSDTRISIDMTSKWNTTSNAWIFYVVAGLTILLWMTEPVHGVSSNTVGFFPVVALLCLQVMKGKDIQALDWPVLWLVAGGIALGTGVGATGLDEWLVGSVDWTSLGGLAIIGLLGAIGFAMANVISHSAAANLLVPLAVSLAVSLDNIDPIVVAAVVAIACSLGMSLPISTPPNAIAYATNEIKIPQMAMVGVVVGSLGTLLLILALPWLWNIFGLVG, encoded by the coding sequence ATGGCCGATAAGCAGGTAAAAGTCGATAAGAGGCCCGCTTCCCGCGGGCGGCGCTCGCAGCAGTTGCCGCCCGTCCTGCGTTCCCGGATGCCGGATATGAGCCCGAAGCAGTTGATCGGGCTCCTACTCGGCATCGTGTTGTTTTTGGTGCCGTTCTTCGTCACCATCCCGGAGCTGTCACAGCCCGGGCACCGGATGCTGTCGATTTTCCTGCTCGCCATCATCTTCTGGGTCCTCGAACCGGTCCCCCTCACCGCTACGGCGGTGTTGGTCATCCTGCTCGAGGTCGTGCTCGTGTCCGAGGACGCGCTCATCGACCCCACCGGCGGCGATCCCGCCCTCGCGGAGAATGCGCTGGCCCCAGCGGAGTACTTCGCGGCCCTCGCGAATCCGGTGATCATCCTTTTCCTCGGTGGGTTCATCATCGCCTACGGCGCGGAGAAGTTCGGCTTAGATCGCAACCTCGCGGCGATCATGTTGCGTCCTTTCCCCAGCCAGGCCCGCCTGACGGTGCTGGGGTTGATGCTCATCACCGCGCTGTTGAGCATGTTCATGTCGAACACGGCCACCACCGCCACGATGTTTGCCGTGGTCATCCCCATCTTGAAGACTCTGCCCGCCGGGAAGGTTCGCGCCGGCGTGGCGTTGTCGATTCCGCTGTCGGCGAATGTCGGCGGCATCGGCACGCCGGTGGGCACCCCGCCGAATGCGATCGCCATCGGCGCGCTCGCCGAGCAGGGCATCCGGATCAGTTTCATCGACTGGATGCTCATGGCGGTGCCTTTCATGTTGGTGGTCCTCGCCATCGCGTGGGTGTTCCTCTGCGTGGTGTTCATCCCCTCGGATACGCGGATTTCCATCGACATGACCTCGAAGTGGAACACCACGAGCAACGCGTGGATCTTCTACGTCGTCGCCGGGCTGACCATTCTGCTCTGGATGACGGAGCCGGTGCACGGGGTCTCGTCGAACACGGTGGGCTTCTTCCCCGTCGTCGCGCTGTTGTGCCTGCAGGTGATGAAGGGCAAAGACATCCAGGCCCTCGACTGGCCGGTGCTGTGGCTGGTCGCCGGCGGTATCGCGCTGGGTACCGGCGTCGGCGCCACGGGTCTCGACGAGTGGCTCGTCGGCTCCGTCGACTGGACCTCGCTGGGCGGACTGGCAATCATCGGCCTGCTGGGGGCGATCGGCTTCGCGATGGCCAACGTCATCTCCCACTCCGCCGCCGCCAACCTGCTCGTGCCCTTGGCTGTCTCCTTGGCGGTGTCGCTGGACAACATCGACCCGATCGTGGTCGCGGCGGTCGTCGCTATCGCCTGCTCGCTGGGTATGTCGCTACCGATCTCCACGCCGCCGAACGCGATTGCTTATGCCACCAACGAGATCAAGATTCCGCAGATGGCGATGGTCGGTGTGGTCGTCGGCTCCCTGGGCACCCTCCTGTTGATCCTGGCGCTGCCGTGGTTGTGGAACATCTTCGGGCTGGTGGGCTAG
- a CDS encoding sensor histidine kinase, which translates to MLPRSTLAIVGKSEATRAIQCLVQERLGQDHEVLAVESVEALPQMLDDDSELALVTVTVHEDGLHRDHPLVDFLSNKRFRHTRIMVLTTAPTISGLDMLTDLGRLDMLVYTPEIKEDALALNIRQQLTRYWHERTRRDPELAGRYDQPESSALDVDLTDQQIIRRIIDAADRHLGYQPRLTFPPGVYLTKEGHVVEEIILALSGRVLLQRFTDAGDITMHHASTGQVIGLLALARSRIGFFTARTTTEVVAVQLPTEQLNYLLELEPDLTRLLAVLFVRSYDRRLRRAEDIQVEQHELTAQLEEERAHLTTALRNLEAARRELMSQARFASLGELAAGVAHELNNPMSAIGRTAEHLVDDVEALLASAPDKKWRRGTLNALKAARTSHAVSTKEARRLHRELTEITGDRALAQRWVLAGLHDPDFARQVGKSRQLDYETVEHAASIGTGLRNLSTAATRITELVASLRSYARPDGDPITDVDVHQGIDDTLHLISHKLRDIDIRREFAELPAITCTPGQLSQVWTNLITNAAEAIEESGKGSTITVRTSLAHPERIRVEVIDDGPGIPENRLENLFEPRFTTRNGQVRFGMGIGLSVCRSIVSKHHGSIHLESSPAGTAAIVELPVDGPHQHNEGQPS; encoded by the coding sequence ATGCTGCCGCGTTCGACACTGGCGATCGTCGGTAAGTCCGAGGCCACCCGAGCGATCCAGTGCCTGGTGCAGGAACGTTTGGGCCAGGACCACGAGGTGCTCGCCGTCGAGTCCGTCGAGGCCTTGCCGCAGATGCTTGACGACGACAGCGAGCTCGCCCTCGTCACCGTCACCGTGCACGAGGACGGGCTGCACCGCGATCACCCGCTCGTCGATTTCCTCAGCAACAAGCGCTTCCGGCACACCCGCATCATGGTGTTGACCACCGCACCGACGATCTCGGGTCTGGATATGCTCACGGATCTCGGGCGGCTCGACATGCTGGTCTATACCCCGGAGATCAAAGAGGACGCGCTCGCGCTCAACATCCGCCAGCAGCTGACCCGCTACTGGCACGAGCGCACCCGGCGCGACCCGGAGCTCGCGGGGCGCTATGACCAGCCGGAAAGCTCGGCTCTCGACGTCGACCTCACCGACCAGCAGATCATCCGCCGCATCATCGACGCCGCCGACCGCCATCTGGGTTACCAGCCGCGCCTGACGTTTCCTCCCGGAGTGTATCTGACGAAGGAGGGCCACGTCGTCGAGGAGATCATCCTCGCGCTCTCCGGTCGGGTGCTGCTGCAGCGCTTCACCGACGCTGGCGACATCACGATGCACCATGCCTCCACCGGCCAGGTCATCGGGCTGTTGGCGCTGGCGCGCAGCCGCATCGGCTTCTTCACCGCGCGCACGACCACCGAGGTCGTCGCCGTACAGCTACCCACCGAGCAGCTCAACTACCTGCTGGAACTCGAACCCGACCTCACCCGCCTGCTCGCCGTGCTGTTCGTGCGTTCCTACGACCGCCGCCTGCGCCGCGCCGAGGACATCCAGGTCGAGCAGCACGAGCTGACCGCCCAGCTCGAAGAGGAACGCGCACACCTCACCACGGCGCTGCGCAACCTGGAGGCCGCCCGTCGAGAATTGATGAGCCAGGCCCGCTTCGCCTCCCTCGGCGAGCTGGCCGCCGGTGTTGCCCACGAGCTCAACAACCCCATGTCGGCGATCGGGCGCACCGCCGAGCACTTGGTCGACGACGTCGAGGCCCTCCTCGCCTCCGCCCCCGACAAGAAGTGGCGCCGCGGCACGCTCAACGCCCTCAAGGCCGCGCGCACCTCGCATGCGGTGTCCACCAAGGAGGCGCGCCGGCTGCATCGCGAACTCACTGAGATCACCGGCGACCGGGCGCTCGCCCAGCGCTGGGTGCTGGCGGGCCTGCATGATCCTGATTTCGCCCGGCAGGTGGGCAAGTCGCGGCAATTGGATTATGAGACGGTGGAGCACGCGGCGTCGATAGGCACGGGCTTGCGTAACTTATCGACGGCGGCCACGCGGATTACGGAGTTGGTGGCGTCGTTACGCTCCTATGCCCGCCCCGACGGCGACCCGATCACCGACGTCGACGTCCACCAAGGTATCGACGACACCCTGCATTTGATCTCCCACAAGCTGCGCGACATCGATATTCGCCGCGAGTTCGCCGAGCTGCCGGCGATCACCTGCACCCCCGGCCAGCTGTCGCAGGTGTGGACGAACTTGATCACCAACGCCGCCGAAGCCATCGAGGAATCCGGCAAGGGCTCCACGATCACGGTGCGCACCTCCCTAGCCCACCCGGAGCGGATCCGGGTGGAGGTCATCGACGACGGCCCCGGCATTCCCGAAAACCGCCTGGAGAACCTCTTCGAGCCGCGGTTTACCACCCGCAATGGGCAGGTGCGATTCGGTATGGGCATCGGGTTGAGTGTCTGCCGCAGTATCGTCAGCAAGCATCACGGAAGCATCCATTTGGAATCATCACCGGCAGGCACCGCCGCCATCGTGGAGTTGCCTGTCGACGGCCCGCACCAGCACAACGAAGGACAGCCATCATGA
- a CDS encoding response regulator yields the protein MNLAILILEDEAEVRAALERDLLPFAETVRLEVASDVEEAWDVVTEINDDGDVLALALCDHRLPGTTGVEFLVQMMSDDRTAATRKVLVTGQAQLADTVRAVNEADLDHYIAKPWDVEELHQVVRTMLTDYVEDLELNPLPFYDALDAQRAIELSRNIRR from the coding sequence ATGAACCTAGCCATTTTGATTCTCGAGGACGAAGCCGAAGTTCGTGCCGCCTTAGAGCGTGACCTTCTGCCTTTCGCCGAGACCGTCCGCCTAGAAGTGGCCTCCGATGTGGAGGAGGCGTGGGACGTCGTCACGGAAATCAACGACGACGGCGACGTCTTAGCCCTCGCCCTGTGTGACCACCGCCTACCGGGTACGACGGGCGTGGAGTTCCTCGTGCAGATGATGAGCGACGACCGCACCGCCGCCACCCGCAAAGTCCTGGTCACCGGGCAAGCGCAGCTGGCGGATACCGTCCGCGCGGTCAACGAGGCGGACCTGGATCATTACATCGCGAAGCCGTGGGACGTCGAGGAGTTACACCAAGTGGTGCGCACCATGCTCACCGACTACGTCGAAGACCTGGAGCTTAACCCGCTTCCCTTCTACGACGCCCTCGATGCCCAGCGCGCTATTGAGCTTTCCCGCAACATTCGGCGATAA
- a CDS encoding MFS transporter has translation MPKRLQLLCIYLGGFLGPFLGQSLVAILPDVAASFDITVQAAAFGITAFLLPFSITMLFSSRLVHGRRLDRIVLLAYVVMATGAIVLAVSDSWPTFVIVYAAMGIANAFTLPLLQTILKSVTPPDELATAISTYAAMQSLGLLSAPLVSGVLADVTNWQYVYFLVAAVLLVILIIRLPQAHPRGGAPAEAGQTPFVALAVYCLCCFAIGFGVIGVGTLVALRANTQMGLSATGAGLVVACGGTAAFLFVRFVGRFADHHGVKRCSSTR, from the coding sequence GTGCCGAAACGTCTGCAGTTGCTGTGCATCTACCTCGGCGGGTTCTTAGGGCCCTTCCTCGGCCAGTCGCTTGTGGCGATTCTTCCCGACGTCGCCGCGAGCTTCGACATCACGGTGCAGGCCGCTGCGTTCGGCATCACCGCGTTTTTGCTGCCGTTTTCCATCACGATGCTGTTTTCCTCCCGCCTCGTCCACGGCAGAAGGCTCGATCGCATCGTGCTCTTGGCCTACGTGGTCATGGCCACCGGAGCGATCGTGCTGGCTGTCAGCGACAGCTGGCCGACGTTCGTCATCGTCTATGCCGCCATGGGCATCGCCAACGCGTTTACACTTCCGCTGCTGCAGACGATCCTCAAATCAGTCACGCCGCCGGATGAGCTGGCAACGGCGATCAGCACGTATGCGGCGATGCAGTCTCTGGGGCTGCTCTCCGCGCCGTTGGTCTCGGGCGTGCTGGCGGATGTGACGAACTGGCAGTACGTCTACTTTCTCGTCGCCGCGGTGCTGCTGGTCATCCTAATCATTCGGCTACCACAGGCGCATCCTAGGGGCGGTGCACCGGCGGAGGCGGGCCAGACTCCCTTTGTGGCTCTGGCGGTGTACTGCCTGTGCTGCTTCGCGATCGGCTTCGGCGTCATCGGTGTGGGAACGCTCGTGGCCCTACGCGCGAACACCCAGATGGGCCTAAGCGCGACGGGCGCGGGCCTGGTGGTGGCCTGCGGGGGCACGGCGGCGTTTTTGTTCGTGCGCTTCGTGGGCCGCTTCGCCGATCACCATGGGGTAAAAAGGTGCTCATCTACTCGCTGA
- a CDS encoding IS630 family transposase: MSHAAAALQVTDEQRRGLEEIASSPSRPYRDVVRAKALLDTCDGIANLEIARRREVSAVTVRAWHQRFSKQGLAGFGNIAPGRGRKPTYSNDDYISMLEMVFNSTSPNGDARWSVRTMAKACGMGKSTVAKIWKALDITPQRTDTFKLSNDPQFSKKLVDIVGLYLNPPEKAVVLCVNEKSSIQALDRTQPSLPLKPGRAGTMTHDYKRHGTSALFAALDTATGKVIAQTTKRHRNQEFLSFLRRIDHSVPKELGVHIVLDNYATHKHSNIKAWLDKHPRFHFHFTPTSSSWLNQVERFFGILTDKIIRNQTFHSAADLEEKIMDWITRHNTNPTPFTWVKVTWVKDAETILAKINRARTTLDTITDRIPN, encoded by the coding sequence ATTTCTCATGCTGCTGCCGCGTTGCAGGTTACTGATGAACAACGCCGGGGATTAGAAGAGATCGCGTCATCCCCCTCACGCCCCTACCGGGATGTGGTGCGCGCCAAAGCCTTATTAGATACTTGCGATGGTATTGCCAACCTGGAGATTGCGCGTCGGCGTGAAGTCTCGGCGGTTACCGTCAGGGCGTGGCATCAACGCTTTAGTAAGCAAGGCCTTGCCGGTTTCGGGAACATAGCCCCAGGCAGGGGCCGTAAACCCACCTATAGCAATGACGATTACATCTCCATGCTGGAGATGGTGTTTAACTCCACCTCACCGAATGGTGATGCCCGCTGGAGCGTGCGCACCATGGCTAAGGCCTGTGGGATGGGTAAGTCAACGGTGGCGAAAATCTGGAAAGCCCTCGATATCACACCCCAGCGCACGGATACTTTTAAACTGTCCAATGACCCGCAGTTTAGCAAGAAGCTCGTCGATATCGTGGGGTTGTATCTTAACCCGCCGGAAAAGGCCGTGGTGTTGTGCGTGAATGAAAAATCATCCATCCAAGCACTCGATCGCACCCAGCCTTCACTTCCCTTGAAACCTGGTAGGGCGGGGACGATGACCCATGATTATAAACGTCATGGCACCTCTGCGTTGTTTGCGGCTCTTGATACGGCTACCGGGAAAGTTATTGCCCAGACCACGAAGCGTCATCGTAACCAGGAGTTTCTAAGCTTTTTACGTCGTATTGATCACAGTGTGCCGAAAGAGTTAGGCGTGCATATCGTGCTTGATAACTACGCCACCCACAAGCATTCGAATATCAAAGCCTGGCTTGATAAACACCCACGTTTTCACTTCCATTTCACCCCGACTTCGTCATCGTGGTTGAACCAAGTCGAGCGATTCTTTGGGATCCTGACCGATAAAATCATCCGCAATCAAACATTCCACTCAGCGGCTGACTTGGAGGAAAAGATCATGGACTGGATCACGAGGCATAACACGAATCCCACTCCTTTTACCTGGGTCAAAGTTACCTGGGTCAAAGACGCAGAAACAATCCTTGCCAAGATAAACCGAGCACGCACAACCCTCGATACCATCACCGACCGGATACCTAATTAG
- a CDS encoding IS3 family transposase (programmed frameshift) yields the protein MPRKYSVEFKEKAVHQIIEMVRLESCSLQRAYTQVGELLGVSHHTLRAWYRDSACVRDNSDASGGEEMEEELRRLRRENRELKRANGILKTASGFFRSGTRPTHDQMISYIDAYEDQCGVEAICRVLKQADRGFITSRGYRKATTRVPSARALSDSLLIPEIQRVHAENFSVYGIRKMWHAMNREGFHIGRDKTARLMKLAGVSGRRRGRSPLTTISPKTPDHRPDLVRRNFRAQAPGRLWVADITYVRTLSGFAYTAFVVDVFSRKIVGVATRSTMRTDALPMEALEHALTTAGRIHGNQLIHHSDRGSQYVSLKYSTALAESGIRPSVGTVGDSYDNALAETVNGLYRAELIHAQGPWTSVGEVELATLRWVHWWNTKRFHEALDYATPQEIETEYYLTEPINTGP from the exons ATGCCTAGAAAGTATTCCGTCGAGTTCAAGGAGAAGGCAGTCCATCAGATCATCGAAATGGTCCGCCTGGAGTCTTGCTCACTGCAACGCGCCTACACGCAGGTCGGTGAGCTGCTTGGAGTATCCCACCACACGTTGCGGGCTTGGTACCGTGACAGCGCCTGCGTACGCGATAATTCTGACGCTTCAGGCGGCGAAGAAATGGAAGAAGAACTCAGGCGTCTGCGTCGAGAAAACCGCGAACTGAAACGAGCAAACGGGATTCTTAAGACAGCCTCGG GCTTTTTTCGCAGCGGAACTCGACCGACCCACGACCAAATGATCTCCTACATCGACGCGTACGAAGATCAATGTGGGGTCGAGGCCATCTGCAGAGTTCTAAAACAGGCAGATCGTGGATTCATCACCTCTCGTGGCTACCGCAAGGCGACCACTCGTGTTCCCAGCGCAAGGGCCTTAAGCGATAGCCTGCTCATCCCAGAGATACAGCGTGTGCATGCGGAGAATTTCTCGGTCTACGGCATCCGCAAAATGTGGCACGCGATGAACCGTGAAGGCTTTCATATCGGCCGCGACAAGACCGCACGTCTGATGAAACTCGCTGGCGTTTCTGGCCGCAGACGTGGGCGAAGCCCACTAACAACGATCAGCCCGAAGACACCGGATCATCGCCCGGACCTTGTGCGCCGAAACTTCCGTGCGCAGGCACCAGGCAGGCTTTGGGTTGCTGACATTACCTACGTTCGCACCCTGTCAGGATTCGCCTATACCGCGTTTGTCGTGGATGTATTCAGCCGAAAAATTGTTGGTGTCGCTACACGCTCGACAATGCGCACCGACGCGCTGCCGATGGAGGCTTTGGAGCATGCGTTAACGACTGCAGGGCGAATCCATGGAAACCAGCTAATTCACCACAGCGATCGGGGCAGCCAGTATGTGTCACTGAAGTATTCCACTGCGCTAGCTGAGTCAGGAATCCGCCCGAGTGTGGGAACAGTCGGCGATTCTTACGACAATGCACTAGCCGAAACAGTCAACGGTCTCTACAGGGCTGAACTGATTCATGCCCAGGGCCCGTGGACGTCGGTCGGAGAAGTCGAACTGGCCACCTTGCGGTGGGTGCATTGGTGGAACACTAAGCGATTTCACGAAGCATTGGACTACGCTACCCCACAGGAAATAGAAACCGAGTACTATCTCACCGAGCCCATCAACACAGGGCCGTAA
- a CDS encoding ABC transporter transmembrane domain-containing protein, whose product MGLLGGLLDLALPVVMGRFIDSLWGPTSSGESVTYLAFLAVLMVVSAILMTVGDYSLGLIAEETVFGLRTRLVQRAFRQPIGWYQKVSPGDLSSRLTNDTEKLRAAINNGPIEIFLNAALLLGTVSVMIWLSPLLVLVVIVIAVIGLAESVR is encoded by the coding sequence GTGGGGTTACTAGGTGGCTTATTAGATCTGGCGTTGCCGGTAGTGATGGGCCGTTTCATCGATAGCCTTTGGGGGCCCACCTCGAGTGGTGAATCTGTGACGTATCTTGCTTTTCTCGCGGTTCTTATGGTTGTTTCCGCGATACTAATGACTGTCGGGGATTACTCGTTAGGGCTAATAGCGGAAGAAACTGTTTTTGGTCTACGAACAAGGCTCGTTCAAAGAGCTTTTAGGCAGCCCATTGGTTGGTATCAAAAAGTCTCCCCGGGTGATTTGAGTTCTCGCTTAACAAACGATACAGAGAAACTGCGCGCAGCTATTAATAACGGCCCCATTGAGATTTTTCTCAATGCGGCGCTATTGCTTGGAACTGTCTCTGTGATGATATGGCTCAGCCCCTTACTTGTACTGGTTGTCATAGTAATAGCAGTAATCGGGTTGGCTGAGAGCGTCCGATAG
- a CDS encoding S66 family peptidase: MKAAQIVLTEKLNEMTRPDIIRRHIAVVAPSLQAALIGPAVHKQAMRRIGSEFGFPPVEYQSVREPLSAQQRANDINSASKQRNCKAIFAVAGGNDSITLLKYLDRNVLATSRTPFVGYSDNTAIHNFLWKIGRTSYYGGSTQIQLGPGPSIDPIQSGSIKKVLEGKGYLELLKPSHYEVRGIDWHSPLALTEGGLRSPYPEYLWAGEPKITKGRSWGGCVQTLLQLAVMNELPTPLQLRGAILFLELSDEHLGDGNVLKLVRAFGEAGYFNAVGAVLFGLPPHSISQETAQLAVPNPSAATKLLSAVSSEIGKYNDELPRVLGVPIGHLRPQYVIPYGGTIEVDGVNKTVRAYYEAC; the protein is encoded by the coding sequence ATGAAGGCTGCCCAGATTGTTCTGACCGAAAAGCTGAATGAAATGACGAGACCCGACATAATCCGTAGGCACATCGCTGTGGTTGCCCCTTCCTTGCAAGCTGCACTCATCGGGCCGGCGGTACACAAACAAGCTATGCGGAGAATTGGTTCCGAATTTGGGTTTCCGCCCGTCGAGTATCAATCAGTCAGAGAGCCACTTTCCGCACAACAAAGAGCAAACGACATTAATAGCGCAAGTAAACAGCGAAATTGTAAGGCTATTTTCGCTGTAGCCGGCGGGAACGACTCAATCACATTACTGAAGTACCTCGATCGGAATGTCCTAGCCACCAGCAGAACGCCATTCGTGGGATATTCCGATAATACAGCAATCCACAATTTTTTATGGAAGATAGGCAGAACCAGCTACTACGGGGGTTCAACGCAAATTCAACTCGGACCGGGCCCCTCTATAGATCCTATTCAATCAGGTTCGATTAAAAAGGTGCTGGAGGGGAAGGGCTATCTTGAGCTTCTAAAACCTAGCCACTACGAGGTAAGAGGAATAGACTGGCATTCTCCTCTCGCTTTAACAGAGGGCGGGCTCCGATCTCCTTACCCCGAATACCTTTGGGCAGGTGAACCCAAGATTACTAAGGGTCGCTCATGGGGAGGGTGCGTGCAAACACTCCTTCAGCTAGCAGTAATGAATGAACTTCCGACCCCGCTACAATTGCGCGGCGCAATCCTTTTCCTTGAGCTTTCTGATGAGCATTTAGGAGATGGCAACGTCCTCAAACTTGTGAGAGCTTTCGGAGAAGCGGGATACTTTAATGCGGTAGGAGCCGTCCTTTTCGGTCTTCCGCCGCATTCAATTAGTCAAGAGACCGCGCAATTAGCCGTACCTAATCCAAGTGCAGCGACCAAGCTTCTTAGTGCCGTTTCTAGTGAAATAGGAAAGTACAACGATGAGCTGCCTAGGGTTCTGGGTGTTCCCATAGGCCATCTACGCCCCCAATACGTAATTCCCTACGGAGGGACAATAGAGGTCGATGGGGTAAACAAAACGGTGAGAGCATATTATGAGGCTTGTTAA
- a CDS encoding zinc-binding dehydrogenase: protein MCGVLGGLGAHAVKILRALGASPVIALDIAEKARDRAREYGADYVLDSGADDCVDRVREVTGGEGLDVAFDFAGVAPVRKQALSVLGVGGKLVLVGITGKEVVIPNDLDFSMNNQSLVGHYGSRPGSIEDVVKMLEEGKVNFDDSVTEVLPLAEAQTAVDHLENKVGDPIRIVLHPED, encoded by the coding sequence GTGTGTGGGGTCTTGGGGGGGTTGGGTGCGCACGCGGTGAAGATTTTGCGGGCGTTGGGGGCGAGCCCGGTTATTGCGTTGGATATTGCGGAGAAGGCGCGTGATCGTGCCAGGGAGTACGGGGCGGATTATGTGCTGGATTCGGGTGCGGATGATTGCGTGGATCGGGTGCGCGAAGTGACCGGTGGGGAGGGGTTAGATGTGGCGTTTGATTTCGCTGGGGTTGCTCCTGTGCGTAAGCAGGCGTTATCGGTGCTTGGTGTTGGTGGCAAGCTCGTGCTCGTGGGAATTACCGGCAAGGAGGTTGTGATCCCCAACGATCTCGACTTCTCCATGAACAACCAAAGCCTGGTCGGACACTACGGGTCGCGCCCTGGCAGCATCGAAGACGTCGTTAAGATGCTCGAAGAGGGAAAAGTGAATTTCGACGATTCGGTGACTGAGGTGCTTCCTCTGGCGGAGGCGCAGACCGCGGTCGATCACTTGGAAAACAAGGTGGGTGACCCGATCCGCATCGTGCTCCACCCGGAGGACTAG
- a CDS encoding alcohol dehydrogenase catalytic domain-containing protein produces the protein MSERTMKAARMHLGDGNRTLSIDEVPVPEPDKGEVLVKVKAAGVCLSDVHLLSGDLTPPHLKNDVVTLGHETAGIIDKVGEGVTGYHEGDRVVLRSGYRDENGDVFGHGIDFDGGWAEYVVTKESTLVALPESVPFEVAAIIPDAVSTPWSAISYTAKVEPGQSVGVWGLGGVGCARGEDFAGVGGEPGYCVGYCGEGA, from the coding sequence GTGTCTGAACGTACTATGAAAGCCGCCCGCATGCACCTGGGGGACGGCAATCGCACCCTATCGATTGATGAGGTTCCGGTACCCGAACCGGATAAGGGTGAGGTTTTGGTGAAGGTGAAGGCGGCGGGGGTGTGCTTGTCCGATGTTCATCTGCTCAGCGGCGACCTGACTCCGCCCCATCTGAAGAACGACGTGGTGACGCTCGGCCATGAAACCGCCGGCATCATCGACAAGGTCGGCGAGGGCGTCACCGGCTACCACGAGGGTGACCGCGTGGTGCTGCGCAGCGGTTACCGCGACGAGAACGGTGACGTCTTTGGCCACGGCATCGATTTTGATGGTGGGTGGGCTGAGTATGTGGTGACGAAGGAGTCGACGCTTGTGGCGTTGCCGGAGTCTGTGCCGTTTGAGGTGGCGGCTATTATTCCGGATGCTGTGTCGACCCCGTGGTCGGCGATTAGTTATACGGCGAAGGTGGAGCCGGGTCAGTCTGTTGGTGTGTGGGGTCTTGGGGGGGTTGGGTGCGCACGCGGTGAAGATTTTGCGGGCGTTGGGGGCGAGCCCGGTTATTGCGTTGGATATTGCGGAGAAGGCGCGTGA
- a CDS encoding TIGR02391 family protein: MPPRTAPVRRLSFEGLHPAVAEASADLFADGHFSRAVNEAFKLIEVRVRDLLGSETSGTKLMDEAFGGKAPRLNIPGHEGRSGQDEQTGFHAIFRGAMLGICNPGAHELVVEQDAQEALEYVALASLLHRRLDSSTAES, encoded by the coding sequence TTGCCGCCACGCACAGCTCCAGTAAGACGACTCAGTTTTGAGGGGCTGCATCCTGCGGTGGCAGAGGCAAGCGCGGACTTGTTCGCTGACGGCCACTTCAGTCGGGCTGTGAACGAAGCTTTCAAATTAATCGAGGTTCGGGTTCGTGACCTCCTAGGTTCAGAGACTTCAGGCACCAAGTTGATGGATGAAGCCTTCGGCGGCAAAGCACCGCGATTGAACATTCCGGGTCATGAGGGTCGCTCAGGACAGGATGAGCAGACCGGTTTTCACGCCATCTTCAGGGGCGCGATGCTTGGCATTTGTAACCCCGGAGCACATGAACTCGTTGTCGAGCAAGATGCCCAGGAGGCGCTGGAATACGTGGCGCTCGCCAGCTTGCTTCATCGCCGTTTGGACAGCTCAACGGCTGAGTCGTGA